A genomic stretch from Arachis stenosperma cultivar V10309 chromosome 3, arast.V10309.gnm1.PFL2, whole genome shotgun sequence includes:
- the LOC130966212 gene encoding uncharacterized protein LOC130966212 encodes MPLYAKFLKELINKKRSWQVNETILLTEECRALIQKGLSLKLGDPGSYLLPCTIGSMTINKAMYDLGASINLMPTSLVKKLCIKEVKPVQMSLELVDKSVIYTRGVIENLLVKVDKFIFPTDFVILESDQDEGDSIILERPFLATARAIIDVEQGEVTLRMHDKSVTLSVLPETQFSNEKKEDTKTSRENLQWIEGTSKTNSSCIPKQEIDDTADQKEEETMQNNEEVQEDIGVLATKKRNLKKKPVTDDYYTVSKILSLEHAEVEHQGTKKKLTIRGEKLRHYSHQPP; translated from the exons ATGCCCTTGTATGCTAAATTCTTGAAAGAACTTATCAACAAGAAGAGGAGTTGGCAAGTTAATGAAACCATACTGCTTACTGAAGAATGCAGAGCACTAATCCAGAAAGGACTTTCCCTTAAACTTGGAGATCCTGGAAGTTACCTtctaccttgcaccattggaagTATGACTATCAACAAGGCGATGTATGACTTAGGAGCTAGCATCAATCTAATGCCTACctctctagtgaaaaagctgTGCATAAAAGAGGTGAAACCAGTACAAATGTCTCTAGAATTGGTGGACAAGTCAGTGATATATACCAGGGGTGTAATTGAGAATCTTCTAGTCAAGGTAGACAAATTCATCTTCCCTACAGATTTTGTAATCTTAGAATCAGATCAAGACGAGGGTGACTCCATTATACTGGAAAGACCGTTCTTGGCCACTGCTAGGGCCATTATAGACGTAGAGCAAGGAGAAGTAACCCTCAGAATGCATGATAAAAGTGTAACCCTGAGTGTACTGCCAGAAACACAGTTCAGTAATGAAAAGAAGGAAGATACGAAAACTAGCAGAGAAAATCTGCAATGGATAGAGGGAACTAGCAAGACAAACAGCAGCTGCATTCCCAAGCAAGAGATAGATGATACAGCAGATCAAAAAGAGGAAGAGACTATGCAAAATAATGAAGAAGTTcaagaagacattggagtgttGGCAACTAAGAAAAGAAATCTCAAGAAGAAGCCTGTT ACTGATGATTACTATACTGTGAGCAAAATACTCTCACTAGAGCATGCTGAAGTAGAGCACCAAGGAACAAAGAAGAAGCTCACAATTAGAGGGGAAAAGTTGAGGCACTACAGTCATCAACCACCATAA